From a region of the Armatimonas rosea genome:
- a CDS encoding putative bifunctional diguanylate cyclase/phosphodiesterase — MTQETSEWMLWLAAASQKSPDISCLLDPLGRLVYLNPTTERLVLTTELAQMLWATTLEELDTPTETAPLSHLDVLKQAQESQHWQGFLKLQYHSQPAVLLTATVVPLLSASDEVARFHLSAQDITPLSAERAFLPDPQKYGQMMELLDDVVSLHDAHLNTLFATPALKRLTGFPTRQLIGRSAFQKMHPDDQKKALQALKSLKRRGETTVRWRHSTRQGEWIWLETRVRRLEDSWAPARYLCSSRDVSPQIVSEERVLWRTRHDILTELSNRSYFQEQVRDAITTLPDGQLLATLFLDLDGFKRINDSLGHETGDSLLRIVAQRLRDTLRGNDVIGRMGGDEFTILLNPIHSREEIEVLVRRLLAAVARPVTIQGQELFVSTSIGISTYPDDGADAETLIRHADVAMYQAKKVGNTFRYFTHAMNNDAQERLRQERCLRRALELGEFEMHYQPQTNPKTGAVDYMEALLRWNRPKDESPISPARFIAVAEECGLIEPLGSWILQNVCEQAATWLREFGFCPIVAVNVSTLQLTQPWFLRRVEQTLEATGLPAHQLEVEITESALLDRKAVALRTLDGLHHLGTRLAVDDFGTGYSSLSYLRDLPLDCLKIDATFLVDMLNAPQTQAIIRAIIELSHALNLEVVAEGVEYEEQRRLLAELGCDRIQGFLVSPAVPAHEVPALLARLNPQVQELPEAKEALAA, encoded by the coding sequence ATGACTCAGGAAACGTCGGAATGGATGCTCTGGCTTGCGGCCGCTTCGCAGAAAAGCCCGGACATCTCGTGCCTCCTCGATCCGCTGGGACGCCTGGTCTACCTCAATCCCACCACGGAGCGCCTTGTTCTCACCACGGAACTGGCACAGATGCTCTGGGCCACGACACTGGAGGAGCTCGATACCCCGACGGAGACCGCTCCTCTGAGCCACCTGGATGTCCTCAAGCAGGCCCAAGAGAGCCAGCACTGGCAGGGTTTTCTCAAGCTCCAGTACCATAGCCAGCCGGCGGTTCTTCTCACAGCGACGGTTGTCCCTCTGCTCTCCGCAAGCGACGAGGTCGCGCGCTTTCACCTGAGTGCCCAGGACATCACCCCGCTGAGCGCGGAGAGAGCCTTCCTCCCCGACCCGCAGAAGTACGGCCAGATGATGGAGCTCCTGGATGATGTCGTCAGCCTCCACGATGCCCACCTCAACACGCTCTTTGCCACTCCCGCGCTCAAGCGCCTGACAGGCTTTCCGACGCGCCAGCTGATCGGGCGCTCCGCCTTTCAGAAGATGCACCCCGACGATCAGAAAAAAGCACTTCAGGCACTCAAGTCGCTCAAACGTCGCGGAGAGACCACGGTTCGCTGGCGGCACAGTACCCGGCAGGGCGAGTGGATCTGGCTGGAGACACGAGTACGTCGCCTGGAAGACAGCTGGGCTCCGGCACGCTACCTCTGCTCCAGCCGCGATGTCAGCCCCCAGATTGTCAGCGAGGAGCGTGTCCTCTGGCGCACCCGCCACGATATTCTTACCGAGCTCTCCAACCGGAGCTACTTCCAGGAGCAGGTCCGCGATGCGATCACCACTCTCCCGGATGGCCAGCTCCTCGCCACTCTCTTTCTGGACCTCGATGGCTTCAAGCGCATCAACGACTCCCTGGGCCATGAGACCGGCGACTCGCTCCTGCGGATTGTCGCCCAGCGCCTGCGGGACACGCTCCGCGGCAACGATGTGATCGGGCGCATGGGCGGCGATGAGTTCACGATCCTGCTCAATCCCATCCACTCCCGCGAGGAGATCGAGGTGCTGGTGCGACGCCTGCTCGCAGCGGTGGCACGGCCCGTGACAATTCAAGGCCAGGAGCTCTTTGTCTCGACAAGCATTGGGATCAGCACCTACCCCGACGATGGCGCAGATGCGGAGACGCTCATCCGGCACGCGGATGTCGCGATGTACCAGGCCAAGAAGGTGGGCAACACCTTCCGCTACTTCACCCACGCCATGAACAACGATGCGCAAGAGCGGCTCCGGCAAGAGCGTTGCCTGCGCCGCGCTCTGGAGCTGGGGGAGTTTGAGATGCACTACCAGCCGCAGACCAACCCAAAGACCGGGGCCGTGGACTACATGGAGGCGCTCCTGCGCTGGAACCGGCCCAAGGACGAGTCCCCGATCAGCCCGGCACGCTTTATCGCGGTCGCGGAGGAGTGTGGCCTGATCGAGCCGCTGGGCTCTTGGATCCTGCAGAATGTCTGTGAGCAAGCGGCCACCTGGCTCCGTGAGTTCGGCTTCTGCCCGATTGTGGCGGTCAATGTCTCGACTCTCCAGCTGACCCAGCCGTGGTTCCTGCGGCGTGTGGAGCAGACCCTGGAGGCGACCGGCCTGCCCGCACACCAGCTAGAGGTCGAGATCACCGAGTCTGCCCTTTTGGACCGCAAGGCCGTGGCCCTGCGCACCCTCGACGGCCTCCACCACCTGGGCACCCGCCTCGCCGTGGACGACTTCGGCACCGGGTACTCGTCGCTCTCGTACTTGCGGGACCTGCCGCTGGACTGCCTCAAGATCGATGCGACCTTCCTGGTAGATATGCTCAACGCCCCCCAGACCCAGGCGATCATCCGCGCCATTATCGAGCTCTCCCACGCCCTGAACCTTGAGGTCGTGGCCGAGGGGGTGGAGTACGAGGAGCAGCGCCGCCTCCTCGCGGAGCTGGGCTGTGATCGTATCCAGGGCTTCCTCGTCTCCCCGGCGGTTCCCGCCCACGAGGTGCCCGCCCTGCTGGCGCGGCTCAACCCGCAGGTGCAAGAGCTACCAGAAGCAAAAGAGGCCCTCGCGGCCTAG
- a CDS encoding esterase/lipase family protein, whose protein sequence is MDAVTVAVQDRQGRPLAHRSLKVRLQLSGWRQLPDGSTLPCFDRLERRGVTDTQGRLRVALGFDFEGDWRASLTPAEPELLAVRQSDATLTVFEPADQQLAEGTPLWGPTRGQTGPAALVLMGFDASNAFTATQLLQLMAPATDLLRALGGSVAVLRFPNTHLAPEQLAPRAVEAIRALATHARQPISVVGVSTGGLIGRVALADRSLPVRSLLTFDTPHRGANLNPELQALIRRYGGPAMLRPLESPIAQRILRDYASQIRWGKRGLAAWPEEIVTRPWRPLALPPWPRWCHTAALSNGARQGTHTAGALLRLWQPFRSDFVQARPADLQPGSLLSGLAGFATSLPLGIAGAMIQSLPTFIPTESALDATPGETPPMDAYFCLPDHAPPLLHDQLSEPAAHFLLHQLLG, encoded by the coding sequence ATGGATGCCGTAACAGTCGCGGTCCAGGACCGCCAGGGCCGCCCGCTCGCCCACCGCTCGCTCAAGGTTCGGCTCCAGCTCTCCGGCTGGCGACAGCTCCCCGATGGCTCGACGCTCCCTTGCTTCGACCGCCTGGAGCGGCGCGGGGTCACCGATACACAAGGCAGGCTACGGGTCGCGCTAGGCTTTGACTTCGAGGGAGACTGGCGTGCGAGTCTCACCCCCGCGGAGCCCGAGCTGCTCGCCGTGCGCCAGAGCGACGCTACCCTGACGGTCTTTGAGCCGGCGGACCAGCAGCTCGCGGAGGGGACACCACTCTGGGGGCCCACACGGGGGCAGACGGGCCCGGCCGCGCTGGTGCTCATGGGCTTCGATGCGTCCAATGCCTTCACCGCGACCCAGCTCCTGCAGCTCATGGCCCCCGCCACCGACTTGCTCCGGGCGCTGGGCGGGAGTGTGGCGGTCCTGCGGTTTCCTAATACCCACCTCGCCCCCGAGCAGCTCGCCCCGCGTGCCGTTGAGGCGATTCGTGCCCTGGCGACACACGCACGGCAGCCGATCTCCGTGGTGGGGGTCAGCACGGGCGGACTGATCGGGCGGGTGGCTCTGGCGGACCGCTCGCTCCCCGTTCGTTCCCTCCTGACGTTTGACACCCCGCACCGCGGCGCGAACCTAAACCCCGAGCTCCAGGCGCTGATCCGCCGCTACGGAGGCCCCGCGATGCTCCGCCCTCTCGAGAGCCCGATCGCACAGCGGATCCTGCGCGACTACGCCTCCCAGATCCGCTGGGGCAAGCGCGGACTGGCAGCCTGGCCCGAGGAGATTGTCACGCGCCCCTGGCGCCCTCTCGCCCTCCCCCCCTGGCCACGCTGGTGCCACACCGCCGCCCTGAGCAACGGTGCCCGTCAGGGAACCCACACGGCGGGAGCCCTCCTGCGGCTCTGGCAGCCCTTTCGGAGCGACTTTGTCCAGGCGCGCCCCGCCGATCTTCAGCCTGGCTCGCTCCTCTCCGGGCTCGCCGGTTTCGCCACCTCGCTTCCCCTCGGGATCGCGGGGGCGATGATCCAGAGCCTCCCCACCTTCATCCCGACCGAGTCCGCGCTCGATGCCACTCCGGGGGAGACGCCCCCTATGGACGCCTATTTCTGCCTCCCCGACCATGCCCCTCCCCTGCTCCACGACCAGCTCAGCGAGCCCGCCGCCCACTTCCTGCTCCACCAGCTCCTGGGATAA
- a CDS encoding capsule assembly Wzi family protein, whose translation MSMETPPALTQELVSPRDPIYARLAAAARAGLLPGWQPVDFLRGDRLFTRRELAQISAPLTPVQRGDKAESNSFSPPRRTGAGGVESFLVVGNAPRALIAAPGWQLQATRAGVTAAELSTQWRGWELSAGRMPLRWGPGWSGGMLFSDSAPPLDRVSVSKQLGKFRLEQFYGQFFEPNDPTAPQDTASGTRRHLAGRRLTLQSTGPWELSAGEAIKALRLPDPALAAALPWYVYEHDWSAIGSGRWLGLPRSAAYKNSAWLNYMADLTVGYQRGTGVRFYGEYLLDDIKAPAFLGGKETTPQRSGLLLGAAGGHGPLAWRVEAVDTNRRTYRSDVLPNEWSRGDSLLGSPIGSNAFQLFARTDYRVQERLSLALEAQRVRRRDTTQPGPADLNRVTLFVATTLTPQAYATARLERDGARLTLGWMP comes from the coding sequence ATGAGTATGGAGACGCCTCCCGCGCTCACCCAGGAGCTTGTCTCCCCCCGCGATCCTATCTACGCCCGGCTCGCCGCCGCTGCACGCGCGGGCCTGCTCCCCGGCTGGCAGCCCGTGGACTTCCTGCGCGGCGACCGCCTCTTCACCCGCCGCGAGCTAGCACAAATTTCAGCCCCCCTAACCCCCGTCCAACGGGGGGACAAAGCAGAATCCAATTCCTTCTCTCCCCCCCGTCGGACGGGGGCAGGGGGGGTAGAGAGCTTTCTTGTGGTCGGCAACGCCCCACGTGCCCTGATCGCCGCGCCGGGCTGGCAGCTTCAGGCCACCCGCGCCGGGGTCACCGCGGCAGAGCTAAGCACGCAGTGGCGGGGCTGGGAGCTCTCCGCAGGGCGCATGCCGCTGCGCTGGGGGCCGGGCTGGAGCGGGGGGATGCTCTTCTCCGACAGCGCCCCGCCCCTGGACCGAGTCAGCGTGAGCAAGCAGCTGGGCAAGTTTCGCCTCGAGCAGTTCTACGGCCAGTTCTTCGAGCCCAACGACCCCACCGCGCCACAGGACACGGCCAGCGGCACGCGACGCCACCTCGCGGGGCGGCGGCTGACCCTCCAGAGCACCGGCCCCTGGGAGCTCTCTGCGGGCGAGGCGATCAAGGCCCTGCGCCTCCCCGACCCCGCACTCGCCGCCGCCCTCCCGTGGTATGTCTACGAGCACGACTGGAGCGCGATCGGAAGCGGGCGCTGGCTGGGCCTGCCCCGCTCCGCCGCCTATAAAAACTCCGCGTGGCTCAACTACATGGCCGATCTCACCGTCGGCTACCAGCGGGGCACAGGAGTGCGCTTCTACGGCGAGTACCTCCTCGATGACATCAAGGCCCCCGCGTTTCTCGGTGGTAAGGAGACCACGCCCCAGCGCTCCGGGCTGCTGCTAGGCGCAGCGGGCGGACACGGACCGCTGGCCTGGCGCGTAGAGGCAGTCGATACCAACCGACGCACCTACCGCAGCGATGTCCTGCCCAACGAGTGGAGCCGGGGAGACTCACTGCTAGGGAGCCCCATCGGGTCCAATGCCTTCCAGCTCTTTGCCCGCACGGACTACCGTGTCCAGGAGCGGCTCTCTCTGGCGCTGGAGGCGCAGCGCGTGCGCCGCCGGGACACGACCCAGCCCGGCCCCGCAGACCTCAACCGCGTGACTCTCTTTGTCGCCACGACCCTCACCCCCCAGGCCTACGCCACCGCACGGCTGGAGCGCGACGGGGCGCGCTTGACCTTGGGATGGATGCCGTAA
- a CDS encoding polysaccharide biosynthesis protein — protein sequence MPPISRRIVGQILIDAALVSVANLVSFLLKYGPPALSPSDGHLRIVLVTLPVLVILRVLAFGMLRLYRIRWRYMSVHDLKTVAGATTLSSAIFAVSLKLWGFGQASAYSWSMQIIDWVLTICLLSGVRIAYRLWSDRSLEVTTQPRQRALIVGAGDAGEAVARELLRSPAQGIVPVGFVDDEPKRRGGRIHGLPVLGTTHDIAALTQKIGVEVILIASPRTDGKTLRDIVSRCESVPARLCLVPGIPDLIESSSAAGISRLTSIRAIKIEDLLHRDPVQTDMAELSGYLSGQRVLVTGAGGSIGSELCRQIAALNPARLLLLGRGENSIFEIQQELIREFGIAPTAIIADVKDRNRMEEVFLTERPTVVFHAAAHKHVPLMEANPSEVVSNNVLGTRNVAEIAAGCGVRKLVYVSTDKAVNPESVMGATKRIGEQIVSSLSRQYPGTEFAVVRFGNVLGSRGSVVPTMQKQIARGGPVTVTDPQMTRYFMTIPEAVQLILQAGAMGKHGETFLLDMGEPVRILDLARDLIRLSGLRPDLDIKIEFTGMRPGEKLNEELLYASEARRPTAHAKISVSESEPPSPLLLPAVDRLIRLASEGERDTLRDEILKVARGDVPYAEPVFAGGTPIRR from the coding sequence TTGCCTCCCATTAGCCGACGGATTGTCGGGCAGATACTGATCGACGCCGCCTTGGTGAGCGTGGCCAATCTAGTGTCTTTTCTGCTCAAGTACGGCCCTCCCGCGCTTAGTCCCAGCGATGGGCACCTGCGGATTGTTCTGGTCACGCTCCCCGTCCTGGTAATCTTGCGGGTTTTAGCCTTTGGGATGCTTCGTCTCTACCGTATCCGCTGGCGCTACATGTCGGTGCACGACCTGAAGACAGTCGCGGGGGCGACCACACTCTCCAGCGCGATCTTCGCCGTCAGCCTGAAGCTCTGGGGCTTTGGGCAGGCATCGGCGTACTCGTGGAGCATGCAGATCATCGACTGGGTACTGACAATCTGCCTGCTCTCGGGTGTCCGGATCGCCTACCGCCTCTGGTCGGATAGGAGCCTGGAGGTGACCACTCAGCCGCGCCAGCGCGCCCTGATTGTCGGAGCGGGCGATGCGGGCGAGGCGGTCGCGCGGGAGCTCTTGCGCAGCCCGGCGCAGGGGATTGTCCCGGTGGGGTTTGTCGATGACGAGCCCAAGCGGCGGGGGGGGCGCATCCATGGGCTTCCCGTGCTGGGGACCACCCACGATATCGCCGCGCTCACCCAGAAGATCGGGGTCGAGGTGATCCTGATCGCCAGCCCCCGCACCGACGGCAAGACCTTGCGTGATATTGTCTCCCGCTGCGAGTCCGTGCCGGCGCGCCTCTGCCTGGTTCCAGGCATCCCCGACCTGATCGAGAGCAGCAGCGCCGCGGGCATCTCCCGCCTGACCTCCATCCGCGCCATCAAGATCGAGGACCTCCTCCACCGTGACCCGGTCCAGACCGACATGGCCGAGCTCTCGGGCTACCTCAGCGGCCAGCGTGTCCTGGTCACCGGGGCCGGCGGCAGCATCGGCAGCGAGCTCTGCCGCCAGATCGCTGCGCTCAACCCCGCGCGCCTCTTGCTCCTGGGACGGGGAGAGAACTCCATCTTCGAGATCCAGCAAGAGCTCATCCGTGAGTTTGGGATCGCCCCCACCGCCATTATCGCCGATGTGAAGGACCGCAACCGCATGGAGGAGGTCTTCCTCACCGAGCGCCCCACAGTGGTCTTCCATGCGGCGGCCCACAAGCATGTCCCCCTGATGGAGGCCAACCCCAGCGAGGTCGTGAGCAACAACGTGCTGGGCACCCGCAATGTCGCCGAGATCGCCGCGGGGTGCGGGGTGCGCAAGCTGGTCTATGTCTCCACCGACAAAGCGGTCAACCCTGAGAGCGTCATGGGGGCCACCAAGCGAATCGGCGAGCAGATTGTCTCCAGCCTCTCACGCCAGTACCCCGGCACCGAGTTTGCGGTCGTGCGCTTTGGCAATGTCCTGGGCTCCCGCGGCTCGGTTGTCCCGACGATGCAGAAGCAGATCGCCCGTGGCGGCCCGGTGACGGTCACCGATCCGCAGATGACCCGCTACTTCATGACCATCCCCGAGGCGGTCCAGCTCATCCTCCAGGCCGGCGCGATGGGCAAGCATGGTGAGACCTTCCTGCTGGACATGGGCGAGCCCGTGCGCATCCTCGACCTCGCCCGCGACCTGATTCGCCTCTCCGGCCTGCGCCCCGACCTCGACATCAAGATCGAGTTCACCGGGATGCGCCCCGGCGAGAAACTCAACGAGGAGCTGCTCTACGCCAGCGAGGCACGCCGCCCCACGGCCCACGCCAAGATCTCGGTCAGTGAGAGCGAGCCGCCCTCGCCGCTGCTCCTTCCCGCCGTGGACCGCCTGATCCGGCTCGCTAGCGAGGGCGAGCGCGATACCCTCCGCGACGAGATCCTCAAGGTCGCACGCGGCGATGTTCCCTACGCCGAGCCGGTCTTTGCCGGAGGAACCCCGATCCGCCGATGA
- a CDS encoding thioredoxin family protein, which yields MDDLNETGFIAHWPGGAEATNSDAFDEDVLEAGVPALVEFWAARCSACRRLAPELEALAREQQGLVRVFTLNVDEELPAAVRFEVLAIPALLLFVGGQEVARWVGTVSVAEVRSQLKTLSQLSVRPL from the coding sequence ATGGACGATCTAAACGAGACAGGATTTATTGCCCACTGGCCCGGGGGGGCGGAGGCAACCAATAGCGATGCCTTCGACGAAGACGTGCTCGAAGCGGGCGTGCCCGCTCTGGTGGAGTTCTGGGCCGCCCGTTGTAGCGCGTGTCGCCGGCTTGCGCCTGAGCTAGAAGCGCTGGCACGGGAGCAGCAAGGACTGGTGCGGGTCTTTACCCTCAATGTCGATGAGGAGCTGCCCGCGGCGGTGCGCTTTGAGGTGCTGGCGATCCCCGCGCTCTTGCTCTTTGTGGGTGGTCAGGAAGTGGCGCGCTGGGTGGGGACGGTCTCGGTCGCGGAGGTTCGGAGCCAGCTCAAGACACTTTCCCAGCTCTCGGTGAGGCCTTTGTAG
- a CDS encoding heme-dependent oxidative N-demethylase subunit alpha family protein, producing the protein MTPLLPQPRYFPPEKGRYVTTPDLKPLGTDYGNGRLDQVAFQFDEHTPQFLANKAGRVALTDSFAELEAPVVAALGERLATEWPERTFTFSDFNTLCQQVCEDIAIVRRTPTRGDWNAALHICAPSHWAPEEKLGLGYAATHAPVPGTERTRSAAGSLVELMVTRGPFVRFTWGLAFDNRLDCHPRHGKSPFDGEHLWLRVERQVLLPLPELDAVAFLIRLHLYDAKSVPVAPLLAALESMSPEARAYKGLTESWESVLSWLRTSATETVPTQRATS; encoded by the coding sequence ATGACGCCCCTCTTGCCCCAGCCACGCTACTTTCCGCCTGAGAAGGGGCGCTATGTCACGACGCCCGATCTCAAGCCGCTTGGCACCGACTACGGCAACGGGCGACTCGACCAAGTCGCGTTTCAGTTCGATGAGCACACGCCGCAGTTCTTAGCCAATAAAGCGGGGCGAGTCGCGCTCACCGACAGCTTCGCGGAGCTGGAAGCGCCCGTGGTGGCGGCGCTGGGCGAGCGCCTAGCGACCGAGTGGCCGGAGCGCACGTTTACCTTCTCCGACTTCAACACGCTCTGCCAGCAGGTCTGTGAGGACATTGCGATTGTCAGGCGCACCCCCACGCGCGGCGACTGGAACGCGGCACTGCATATCTGTGCGCCCAGCCATTGGGCTCCCGAGGAGAAGCTGGGTCTAGGCTACGCCGCGACCCATGCGCCAGTGCCAGGGACAGAGAGAACACGGAGCGCGGCGGGGTCGCTGGTGGAGCTGATGGTGACCCGTGGGCCGTTTGTGCGCTTCACCTGGGGGCTCGCATTCGACAACCGCTTGGACTGCCACCCGCGCCACGGCAAGTCCCCCTTTGATGGCGAGCACCTCTGGCTTCGGGTAGAGCGCCAGGTGCTCCTGCCCCTCCCCGAGCTCGATGCGGTCGCGTTTCTGATCCGGCTACACCTCTACGATGCCAAGAGCGTGCCCGTCGCGCCGCTCCTTGCCGCACTGGAGAGCATGTCTCCTGAAGCGCGTGCCTACAAAGGCCTCACCGAGAGCTGGGAAAGTGTCTTGAGCTGGCTCCGAACCTCCGCGACCGAGACCGTCCCCACCCAGCGCGCCACTTCCTGA